In one Ornithinimicrobium pratense genomic region, the following are encoded:
- a CDS encoding diacylglycerol/lipid kinase family protein, translating into MATQRPTLVLVNSSAGSGEADLVEQVCRALEQHSLFGTEVVESGSDERYAAAVASARGRDVVVVGGDGSVNRLLQQLMDQQLLGSVGAVGVVPVGTGNDLARDAGLPLDWCGAAEVAVSGAPVARGLLVDTAGRVVTNVVHCGVAAEATAHAADVKGVLGRTAYTWGAVRAGLTRQGWHLRVVVDGRTVADGTERLLMVSAAVGSSVGGGHEIAPNADAGDGQVDVVIAHGTSARARVGFALDLRRGRHIERQDVTVTQGREVLVKAVTSRDAFAVNTDGDVEKDRLRSRRWQLRADAWRLRAPTRPH; encoded by the coding sequence GTGGCCACGCAGCGCCCGACCCTGGTCCTGGTCAACTCCTCTGCAGGTTCGGGAGAGGCGGACCTGGTGGAGCAGGTGTGCCGTGCACTGGAGCAACACAGCCTGTTCGGCACCGAGGTCGTGGAATCTGGGTCTGACGAAAGGTATGCCGCGGCCGTCGCCTCGGCGCGGGGGCGCGACGTCGTCGTCGTGGGCGGAGACGGGTCGGTGAACAGGTTGCTGCAACAGCTGATGGACCAGCAGCTGCTGGGCAGCGTCGGTGCGGTCGGGGTGGTGCCGGTGGGCACCGGGAACGATCTGGCCCGCGACGCCGGTCTCCCCTTGGACTGGTGCGGGGCGGCAGAGGTGGCGGTCAGCGGCGCCCCAGTGGCTCGGGGCCTGCTCGTCGACACCGCGGGCCGCGTGGTGACCAACGTCGTGCACTGCGGGGTGGCCGCGGAGGCGACCGCGCACGCCGCGGACGTCAAGGGTGTGCTCGGCAGGACGGCCTACACCTGGGGCGCGGTGCGCGCCGGGCTGACCAGGCAGGGGTGGCACTTGCGGGTCGTCGTCGACGGCCGCACCGTCGCTGACGGGACCGAGCGACTGCTCATGGTCAGCGCCGCCGTGGGGTCCAGCGTCGGTGGCGGCCACGAGATCGCCCCGAATGCCGACGCCGGCGACGGGCAGGTAGATGTCGTCATCGCTCACGGGACCTCTGCCCGAGCCAGGGTGGGTTTTGCCCTGGACCTGCGCCGCGGGCGGCACATCGAGCGTCAGGACGTCACCGTGACCCAAGGTCGCGAGGTGCTCGTCAAGGCCGTGACGTCGCGGGACGCGTTCGCGGTCAACACCGACGGAGACGTGGAGAAGGACCGGCTGCGTAGCCGCCGCTGGCAGCTACGCGCGGACGCGTGGCGGCTGCGGGCGCCCACCAGGCCTCACTGA
- a CDS encoding DUF421 domain-containing protein, translating into MWFDSWSALLRIVLVGAASYVTLVVLLRISGKRVLAKLNAFDFVVTVALGSMLASAVLTQDIRYADVLTGMGLLICTQWLVSRVTTSLPGGRRFVNAEPTLVLRRGELLEPALRRVRLTRGEVLQAARSAGHGGLQTIAAVVLEPDGTLSVIGASSTGDEQSLSEIANWA; encoded by the coding sequence ATGTGGTTCGACTCTTGGTCCGCGCTGCTGCGCATCGTGCTGGTCGGCGCGGCTTCATACGTGACGTTGGTGGTCCTGCTCCGCATCTCGGGCAAACGTGTCTTGGCCAAGCTGAACGCCTTCGACTTCGTCGTGACCGTGGCGCTGGGGTCGATGCTGGCCAGCGCTGTGCTCACCCAAGACATCCGGTATGCCGATGTGCTCACCGGGATGGGGCTGCTCATCTGCACGCAATGGCTGGTCTCACGCGTCACGACCTCGCTACCGGGCGGGCGTCGGTTCGTCAATGCTGAGCCGACCCTCGTGCTCAGGCGGGGCGAGCTGCTCGAGCCGGCCCTCAGGCGGGTGCGGCTGACCCGGGGCGAGGTGCTGCAGGCGGCACGCTCCGCAGGGCACGGTGGCCTGCAGACCATCGCGGCGGTCGTCCTGGAGCCGGACGGGACGCTCAGCGTGATCGGCGCCTCCTCGACCGGGGATGAGCAGTCGCTGTCAGAGATCGCGAACTGGGCCTGA